In the genome of Pangasianodon hypophthalmus isolate fPanHyp1 chromosome 15, fPanHyp1.pri, whole genome shotgun sequence, the window ACATAGGCAAAATCAAAAGCAtgcagaaatgaacaaaatagcCCCAGAGATCCAAGGGTTAGAAAGGGTTATTAGAGCTACGAAAAAATGCTACTGTTAAGAGACCTGCTTCTGATTGTCTCTTCCTACTAATAGCCTTGAAATAAAGCCATATTGCTAGAGTTACTCATTTGGATGATGCTTTTATCCTTGGTTAAGGCTGCTGATGCTGGGATTTGGACTCATGACCtactgatcagtaacccaaagcCTTAACTACTGAGCCATCACTTTCCAGCACAACTTTATTCGTAAAGTTATTCGCCACCTCAGCTATTTAGCTTGCCATATTTACAAGCTTTTTTGTTTAGCTAGCCAGTGCTCTTTGAGACGCAGCTAGTATTCTAACTTTAACGGAAGTTGGCGTTAAACATCATGAGGAGAATGTACGCATGTGATTTGACGAAAGAAAAAACTTTTGCAATTATATAAACGTTGCCTCGGATAAAAACATCTTTTGTAatgctcagtttttttttacatgattcctCCAGTCTATCCCTGTTTAACTGCCTCTGTCCTCCTGATGAGGTTaatcttatttattcattcatctttattagTACCAACAGTTCCATTTTATACAAAGGAATATCTGAGTAGTTGAAGGTTGTTTTTCAAAGACTCAAccatggcagcttggcagtgtgggatttgaactcagtACCTCAAAAGCAGATGTTGTAGAGGTGGTCTTGTGCCAACCGCCTGCAGGGTGTAGTGGTAGATCTCAGAATCCTTGTCCAAGGTCTCCACCTCGCTGTGCTGGAGGTCGCTCTGCCACTGGTCGTGTTCTCTTAGCACACGTTGGAAAACATCTTTCTGAGGAGCGTCCACTTCCACTGTCCCCCTCCACAACGGCAGCGGGTAACCATCGTCCACCTGCAACAAATGTCTCCTTGTCATCCTTTAaccctctctgtttttcttcgGAATGTACCATCTTGCTCACAACTTGATTTCAAGTTTATGACACATGACCACTCACCTTTTTAAATGCCACATCCACATGATCGGAGGTGGAGCAGGTTACCCAGCTTTTGGTTTTCTCCCTCGCCTCCCTCAGGAGCTGCTGGACGGAGACGTCTAGCCGGGCTCGGTCTGCTACATCAGTCTCGCTTGTATTTAAAGCAGAGCCTGCGTCCATGTTGAGGCCGTCTTCGTTAAAGGTGCTGGGATTCCTCTCGTGCCAGTAATGTGGCATCTGAATTAAGGTGAGATTTAGTCAGGGTGGTGAGTGATATTTATActaaaaaatctgtaaaatacaaatctatagtATTATAGATGCATTACATATATAGGACATTGGAGCCATTAACGAATTATAGtcatctcatttacatttacagcatttagcagacgctcttctccagaattattggcaccccaaaTTACATGCAAACAAAACATTATACATAAATCCTAAAAAATTTCCACTCAAGCCAATGGAAAGACAGACTACTTTACCTTCATTCTAATAgcataagattttatttttaattagtatTTTGGAAAATTTATTGATCCCcctaaataatatttaagatttaagtaaaactatttttgttatatcattaagagaaaaatatgaaagcttttAACGCAGAGGTTGAGTACTGTCACCCTGCACAAGTCAGCTAATGGATCTATAAAACCCCTAAGCAGCTCAATACCCCGTAATACCATAATAAAGGTTCAGAAGTTTGGAACAGTTGAATATTTGCCAGTGAAAGAATTGGAAAGTCCAAAGAAGAAGAGCCCCAAAATCAGACTCAtgtcaatttttaaaatcttcaaGACATTACCAACATTAAAACAAGCTGATTTAAAGACACCCTTCCTAAGAGCAACCAACAAAAAGGCAGTCCATGAACTTCACTGAGTGTCACGGACACTACAGCTCACACTTTCTGGCCCACCATCAGAATGTTTGGTGGAATTCACACTCATTGTAAAAGATGGTTTATCTTTAATGTTTTAGGGCTCTGTTGCAGCTAGTGGTCTCTTAAGaatcctgagtggtgcaacagaagcATCTTCACTCTATCATCAGGAGGTTGtgggtttgaatcctgatggTGCCACTCAGGCAGGGTGCGAGGGATGATATTACTCCTCTttcccttgtcaatcacagtgacactagccaatcatgtgcatcTGGAGGTCATGTACTGATTGTAAACTGAGTGTTCAACTGCCCTCTTGCATAGCGTGAGCATTGGTTTGAAAAGATGCACTGACTGGATTTGCGTGTCTCCCTGGTTGTAGGTCAGTGCCATCACAAAAAGCAAATTGTTTTGTATAAAGAAATATTGTGTTAAAAGTGATCAAAGTATCActtgaattattcatttttttcttatttaccccaagggtgccaataattatggagttgACTGTTactatcattctttaattaatgagcCACCACTCAACATTATGTGGATTATATTTTATCATGTTGGCTCTGCTCAATTTAACATGGTAGGTTTAATGTACACCAACCGCAGCAGAAGTACATTAACGCAGCcttaaatgttattaatgtatatgctaaagatgaatgaaagtaaTATTGGTTTTTAATCTAGTCTCCTTGCTAACCAAGCAGAGAAAAGTGCAGTGCTGGGCGTAACGTTTTATCTACATGCCTTCATAACGTACAATACGAGTAGATAAGAGTATATCAGCTACTACTGTATGTTAATAGACTTTCAGAAATTCTTGCAGTTTTTAAGCTTCAAATCTAATTTAATGGTTTATCAACCCttcaatattaatacatttattctaTTTAGCAAAATGCAAAATCTCTGTTGCAAAATAGAAAAGGATGCAGCATTCCAGCGACCTTGATTTTCCTTTACAGACAGCCTTGAGTCTTCCATTTAATAGTTCTGTACGCCTGGTTCACCTGTGATTCATCTGAGGATGCGATTCATTAATGGAGTGGCCAGGTTAGATCTAATGACTTTATTGGGGTGGTAATCTAGGGTGGAGTAAAATACTAATCTACAtcgataaaaaaaaataacataatgcGGTGCCCCCTATCTATGTGCAGTCTGAGTAAGTAGGATCCCCATTGGACATGAAATTCACACAGCTAAGCATCATTTGTTTGGTGTTTAGCAAGCTACAACAAAGGTCACATTTAACAAAACGTTACATTACATCTTATGAAGTATGCTAGAATTACGAATTCAGTGCCATTAGCTAACGGTAGTTAATAATGAACTGAAGAAATCAGCTGTTATTGTTTGTTGTGATCAGTGGAACCAGGGAACAGATTGCTTCTGTGTTAGCTTGCTAGGCATACCATTTCCTCGCTATTGGACAATGATGAAATAAAGTTTCGAACCAGCCTATCACAGTGAGAATTGTCATGATATAACATTTGTAACCGGCCACCCCTTAGCTACATACATTGGTTGTATGGATTTATGGCaaaaataatattgttatacacatttttgctttataatttatgtaatatacaatatatggctGAAAGTATGTGGAGACCTGATATGTGATTCTACCCCAAACCgttgccataaagttggaagcacacatttgtatagaattacagtttcccttcactggaactaagaggctcaaacctgttccagcatgacaatgcccctgtgcacaaagcgagctccatgaagacatggtgtgtgaaggttggagtggaagaactcgagtgtcctgcacagagccctgacctcaaccccactgaacacctttgggatgaactggaactggagtctcctcatctgacatcagtgcttgatctcattaatgctcttgtagctgaatgaacacaaatccccacagccacgctccaacatctagtggaaagcttcccagaagagtggagctcattataagtGCAAAGGGGGAGCAACACACTATTAATACCCATGGTTTCAGAATGGGCTGTTCaatactcaggtgtccacacacctttggccatatagtgtatgtcagaCATTGAAAGCAACCCTCCTGCCACTGGTGGAGACAAGTCACCTGCATGAAAGGTTAAACCTAAAACTAATTCGCCGGGTAAAGGGTACAGTACCTGGAACAGTCGAGTGCACTCCGTCACCATATGTGCCAGCCCCTGAGTAGCAGCCAGGTTCTCACTCAGATCCCTCTGATCCGGTCTTCCCAAGCTGTACTTCCTCTGGCCTGCCCTGTGttcaaaaaaacaggaaatgtcaTAAGCATATTCCACAGCTCATACCCTGACCGCGCTGTGACGCCTTGTGGAAATCCTAATTAGGATCATTCCTTCCTTCTGCCTCTACTGGGAGagatgacagagagagtgtTGAAATGATGAAAGGTTATTGTTCCACTTAATGCTTCATTTTCAAGGAACATTGTGCTCCATTTTCAAGGAGCATTTCTGGAGAACCTgtcagtttatatatatttccttcTAGCAGCACTTGGTGTTTAGTTacataaaagatattattcTGTAGTGTGACAGTTTGTAACACTCCACCCAAAAACAGCAGGAAGACAGAGCTGGACAAGAGATTGCAGACTCAACCACTGGGATGTGTTTACTCTACGGAGCTCTGGTGGTGACGTTGTTACAATCTTGACTTCCTCTCGTTGCTGTTATCATGGCCCATCATCTCCAAACAGCATGTCACGGAGGAAGTGTGGACATGGTGAATGTTGCAAATTCAAATGAATTTGGACCTTTACTAAAAACAAGTGATGGAAATTTGGCTTCTGTGTCACCTCAGATTTTATACctcagtgaaacaggaagtcatggatgATCGCATAAGAGTTCCTAAGCACTCAACATATAAATGCTTCAGTTTCATTTTGTTCATAGGAATTTCTATTTTACCAAAGCATTAAAAAAGTTTCTGtagaataaatttacttctTAAAGGTAAAGGTtatatttctctcatattttcagtgtgagattaaacTAATTAACCAGAAAGACATCTTTCattaccttttttaaaaatctgtttttcctGAGATGACTGTATATCACTCCTTAAGTACATAGGCAGAAAACTgatggtggggaaaaaaaaatctatatagaATCGCTCCGGGAAACAAAACTGGTTCTCTGAAAtcgttctctctttcattcatgCTGCTCTTTTCAGCATTCAGAGTCAAGCTTTAGACTAAAATGTACCAGAAATATAACATCTTGCTTATCTAGGATAGATTTAAGCCAGATGTGGTGTTGTGCATAAGTCAATAACTGCACTCTGTTACATAAGTACTGCTTGATCATAGAAGATAGACTTTTGCAGGAGATGAATAAATTTATGTGTGTAGAACTGCCCTAAAATAAGGTTTTAGTGCTTCTGGGAAATGCAGAGCTACTTAGGGAAGAGGCAATTACTTACTAATTACTATAATACATCTGACTTGCTAGATTGTCAGACAATGtccaatatttttaaatttatttattaaagaaaatgttaaagaCCTGCTGCTGGTGCTGTCTCTCTTGAGGACATTGAGATGGAACAGAGAGGGGGCCAAGCAAACAGCAATATTCGTTGGGGTCATCTGGTTTTCTTCCACGCAGGCCACTACTTcatggaagaagaagaggaggcaCTGAAGAGCCTCCCGGTTCTCATCAGGCAGGAGGAAGATGGCAGCCTGGACAGCTGCAAACTGCTGATCCTTTGGGAAGTCTGTGGTGGATGAAAGGATGACTCGGTGAAAGAAATCAGACTAGATATCCAGAAAGATAAGTATCTCAGAAAACTTAATGAAGGTTCATGGaacatctgtctttttttttgtaattcttATGATAAATATTCTTTAGATACACTATGGAAGGAGGTCTGCTTTGGGAATGCCTACACTGGTAGATGTGCAGGAAACTCTCGCACAGCTTGCTGGAGAAAATGGGCTCAGGTAGGTCTCTGAAATATTGCTTTATCATGTCGGCTACGTCGAACGCAGACTGGCCCTCAAAGGAAAAGCCGTCAGGGTCAGCCTCAATCATGTCTCTTAGATACTGAATTCGAGATTTGACTCCAGACTTCCGGAAGAGGCCAACCTGTTgaacataaatgataaaacatgtgttagtatgatgatgatgatgacccTATGACGCTACAAATAGCCCAATGCTCTTATCTACCTTTGGACTAGGCAAAAGTTTCTTCTTCTAGCATGACCTTTATTCCTGAAGGATGTATGGAGGATCTCACCTGATCCAGGCACTCAGTCTTAAGGTACTCCATTGCTCTGAGGATGCTTGGAGGCAGAGGTTTCCCTGACCACTGAACACTCTGAAGCAAAGGCACACCAAACACCTTCCTGTTCTTCTGCTCTGAAGCGTTTATCTTTCTGTAGACTTTTGGAACTGTCCTACGGTGGAAAACACATAATGTTCAGCTGTTGCATATCAAACAGGAAACAGATTTCTATTTGAAAGTCAAGTGTTTTCGTATTGTATAATATCCTTTGAAAGATATTGAGAAGAATCTCTTATGGACCGCTTCACTAAAGCTTGTGAGTGTTCTTGTTTGACATTTCATTTGTCTGTTGGAGTGTGCTCTTCTCTACTTCCACATAGTCGAGCGTTTAAAGACGTAAGGAAACTTAGTAAAGAAATGagttaaacaaatacagatacggataTGAATATAAGACGCGCTATTTAGTTGAGACTAGTCGTGTGCAGCAAGGGACTAAAAAATTATGCAagctttttactttcatgttaGCGAACAGTCAGATACCGTATGAAGCTTCCAGGGGTGAGCGAGTGGTCAGATTTCAAGGTCAGGTTTGAGGGACAAATAAACACTATGttaattaacatgaatgtgAATCTCTGCatgtcacatttacatttaagttttattaatttcttcttAACTACCTGGTCTTGGTGGTTTCAATTAGCCTACTACTTtgattatattttgggaaatagacaAACAAGATATCTCAGGTAggttcaaacaaaaataatgacataaataaaataaaagaacaacaacagcaacaaaaaaaataaatacagatatgaaaattTGGAGCACTGAAGGTATACAGATTGTGTCATTGCATTACATGACCTAATAGGAATAGTGGTTTACTCTTTGGAAAAATATTGAAGTGTTTACAAAGTAGTCATGATAAATTTCAGACTTTCATTGATAGAGATCTTTGCAAAGATCTGATCTGATGAAGCTCAACTGCAGTGCTCACAAACTATGCAGCTGAAGGGCCACTTCTCATTATTTTATCCAGATGAACCTTCAAAGCCATTCAAGTCTCCGATTCTAGGAACTAGCCAACCCTTCCAACAGTGAATTTACCAATTTCCATCTAATGGTTTCCTTTGATATCGGAGCTAGCAAAGCTTTTCATTagactttcattttcatttcggCCTAACGCTCTTTAGGATCAAACTACGCATTTGAATTCAATTAAAAAGACAATATCAGTATCCTCTTCATTCCATTATCCCAATGATGTTCCACTACCGGCTAAACATGGCACAGACATCTCTTGACTTCCTGTAGCTTTGTACACAGCAGCTGATATTGTTCTTTAGAAatgaaaagagaggaagaagtCACTGGACTGCAACAGACAAGACTTATCTGAAATCAAGCGTCATACACAGAATTGACTGtgctgaatactgaatacagtgtgtgtgtgtgtgtgtgtgttgggtatGGGTAGGGAACTTAACAAGGTTATTTCTTTTGTACTTAGCCCGATGGTTGTTAAAGCTAATAGACCATTACTTTCCCCTCAAAAAGTCAATTACACTGTCCTTTTGCCTTGAGCAATCAGTTTTACTCCAGTTTCCGCACAGGAACTTATAATGTCGAATGTTTTATTATTCACTCGTTGTATTTCCATCCATCTTAACCACTCATGTTTACTTATCGAGCACAAAAATGCTCAAGTTTCCTGATTGATGGATCCTTCTGAAACCTCTTGCTGACTGAAATGCACCTGATGTGCATTTAGACAGCCTGCATGGCCTTGATATTCATATTCTTCATATTAAGCGGAATCACTAAGGAAAATGATCAGCAGCAGCTCGTACCCATAGATTTCGGTGTTGCAGGATGACATTATtaatgacatagcctcaaacaaaatgaagtcgaggggctatcacacttgacttatccTATAGGCTACTGTCTAGTGAATTTGTAAAGTAGCTTGGTAATATGTGGTTCAGTGTTGACAACATGGACTCATCTGGTGTACAAATCTAGCAGTTCATACTGAATGCTGATGAAAAGAGCCAGCAGTGAGCATGGGGCAAATGCAAAAGCTGTTAGCAAGAATGCAATGGGAAACAGGGTGTACGGAAAAACCTGAAAGtgaatggaaaatggaaaaatatggcATCAGCATATCAACATCCTTGAAAGCCGTGTTCTTATTATCAAAAGAATACAATATCAGCACCTTGAGTGGTTCTCTTCCTCAACAGGAAGTAGTATTGATACTTGAGTGATACTTGAGTCTCAATAAATAATGGTGTTTGCAGTATTTATGAGTGCTGTCTGTTATTGTCTGCTGTTGTTAACCCTCGTGATGTCTTTGATAGACAGTCTCCACTAGCTTCCACTGAAAGAAACTGCTATGGCAGTCTGGAATGAAAGGAAGTAGAATGGTAGGTTACATATATAACTGAGTGGAGGACCGCCAGCGCTACTTGGACTTGGATTGATGTGAATGGCCTGATCATGGTATTtgaaaggaaacaaacaaacaggaaaactCCAGCAGTTCCAAAGGCATCAGCTCAGTAGTAGAACTATGGTTATATACTACATTTGTCTGGGGAATGTGTGTTtccatataaaaataatgaatgaatctcTGAACCCGGTCTCTCTCACTCctacacacattattacatttgTTCTTCAGCAGTTCCTTCATTGTTTTTATCTGCCTTAGCTCATCTTACCAGTTCCATCCTTGCTTGCTGAAGGGTGAGTGTTTGTCCATCAGAACAGTCAATCTGAGCAGACTCAGTCTCTGCAGCATTGAAACACAGGGGGCAAGCTGGGACTCAATGGCTCGGGGGGTGGAGCTATGTGTGAGGATCTGTTCACTGCACCAGTGAAGTTTCTGAGCACTGAAATGGATAAAACCATACAACGTTATTTGCCATTGCAATGTAGCAGAGCAGAtctgtttaaaaatgtccaGAAGGTGGTGGAATTGTGCCTTACCAAGAGAATTGAACTGTATGTGACCATTCCTGTGAGATTTTGTTGTAATTTTGCTTTGGGCCAGTTTGGTCCGTTTCACTCTGCTCTTTGATCTCAAGGTGGATGTCATTCAGAGAAGAAGGGGAAGGAGAGTTGGAGTGGGAGAAATCTGAATCTCCATCTTCAGGAAGTTTGTCTGTCCATGAAGTGACCAATTGCTGTAGTCCAGTAATACGTTCCATTACACTATCCAAGGCTGAAAATACATCGTCGTCTATAATTTGCAAATTATCTGGAACATTGTCATAAATGCTAACACGATGGTCATGTGCCACCAGAGGACTGCATGGTGGTTCTTGGTCTTTGGATGTATTGCTTCGACATCTACGGCGATGGTATCCATGAAAGCTTCCGGTCCTCCAGTTGACGGAGGTGTTATCAATGGGTGACAGCACAGTATTTTGCAGAACGGTGGGAAAAGTGCCTGGCTTGTGACCATCTGGAATCTCAAATATGGTGTTACCGTTAATACTGTGTTGGTTGGGGAGTTTCTGCTCACTAACACAGGCTTGTTCTTTTGCCTGCAATTGAATGTTCTGTCTTTTACAGTTACTACGAACCTTGGTGACTGGACTGGGTGTACTGACTGCACTGCTGTTCTCTGAGGGACTGCTGCTGGAGCTATAAGGTGGTGCACAGGACACTGGGCTACACGTCTTATCCGGGAGCCCTGAAATGTTAAGAGGGTGGAGCTCCTCATGCTTGTCCTCCCCATGACCCTCCTGTAGTATAGGACTGCTTATGACAAACCGTGATTTCCCACCTTGGGCATGGGGCCATAGTGTTGACCCTCGGAGTCGGAGCTTGTCCATCTTGCGAAGAAGGCTCTGACCCTTCTTCAGAGGAGGCTTCTCAGTGAAGCGCTCTTCACTGCTGTTATGAGGCTCTCCTGGAGATGGAGGTCCACTGTAGGAGCTGTCTGGGGACAAGTGTTTGTAGGTGGAGGAGCATCTAGAGGAGCTTCGGCTTGTCTCAGGATCTTCGGAAGTTTTGAGGGTTGGACCACCGGCATCGCTGTCAGCACTGCTGGAGCTGTGCATGGAGAGAATCTCATGGTGCTCACTGCTGTCTGACAGAGAAGCCTCACAGCTTTCAGACCTTCTAAGACTTGAGATAGGGCTGTCCACAGATGGCAGAAAGTCCATACCGTCTGTACGTATCCAGCGCCTACTCTTTTGGTCGTAGGACCACTTAGGGCTGATGGCACAGGGCTCCACATCGTCATCAACTTCACCCTAGATTACAAATAACAAATGACCCAAGTTCATGTCAGTAAGTCCTGGTTCAGGTGTAGAAAACAAAGTTTGTTTCATGGTGTGAAGATTTATTTTCAACTCAAATTCTCTCATAAACTCACTCGTCGTTTGAATCTGCTCAGATCCAGCTTCATCTCCGCACATTTGTTTAAGGCGTTTAGTCTCCTGGGTGCAAAAGAAAGCATGAATGTCTCAGAAATGAGTAGTATAATATCCCCCAAATTCCCATCTCATGAAAAATACAATCTATAAAAACACAGACTCACCTGCAGAGAGAGTCTAATGTGTCACTATCCAGGAATTCATGATCACTCTTCACCCAGTCTATGTCAATAGGAATGTGGCAATCTAGAAGCCAAACAGAAttacatataaaacattatttactgtTCATTTAAAAGTGTGTGATTGTTGCCACAATTAATTACAACAAGGAATtttccaaataaatatttacttttgaaAAGCTGTGCATACTGAGGGAAGCCGGCTGCTCGGAGCCAATCGCAAGCCTCCTTTGCTTCAATTtctaaaaagagaaacaaataaagTGAGTCATTTTTGATTGCTCTGTTTTCACCaggaaaatattaacaatatttcaGAACATGAAAGAAATATCTTCTTTCTTATGAAGTTCCCATGAATTATTGTTGAGGCAACACTGAATAATTTGCTCAATTTGAATTCATCTCTCTTTTTCGTGATGGACGGAGAAACAGAGAAGCAGCCAGATTACCTTGCCACATAGCTCTGTTCATCTGCCACCCATTTACTTTCACCTTTTCTGATTCTTTCCTAACAGACCATAGCCAGGAACAGATGGTGGAAACAAATACTTTCTCCACACTGGCTGGTGCGCCATAAAACCTCAGTGCCTGGGGCAGTTTCTGTCTTTCCCATAGGCGACAAGAGGGTCAAGGGAAGACAGCTGGACCAGGAGCTACATAGACCAGATGGCTCTGATATGTAAACAGTTGGAGGGTTTTTTACAGCTCTCAATGCAAGagatgtatgctgtatgtagaACCATGCTGGATATAGCTGGTGTAGCTTCAACGAGCAGTGTTGTTTCACCACATCTGATCTGAACAgccttaataaatgaaatggtgCAGCTTAGAGATCGCTCAGAATTGGTCAAATAAGGAAAGCATAGGGATGTGGAGCATGGGCGTAACTAGCTATGAGGACACCGAGTCCTCAGTGTCTGTGTGACTGGACTTCGGTGGAACCTCCCACGCTGCATCTCCAGCTGTCATATTTGATATGGAATATTCAATATGAGAAGAACACTGTAGGTTTATAATGGCCTATTATGTTTAGCATTAAGCTCCCAGTCTTTAACTTCATGTTCAGAGGTATGCAATGCACATCTGACAAAgctataacataaatatttGAGCTTATGCAAAAATGCGAGTGCTTATGTGCTCAGTTGGCGGTTTGTAAAATGCGGACTACCCATAATGTTGCTAGTCACCTTGCTAGATGTCATATCATTAGCCGATGTACCCCGCATTAGTTTCAGGCTATGTC includes:
- the si:dkeyp-23e4.3 gene encoding rho GTPase-activating protein 7 isoform X2; its protein translation is MLITKIEAKEACDWLRAAGFPQYAQLFKNCHIPIDIDWVKSDHEFLDSDTLDSLCRRLNALNKCAEMKLDLSRFKRRGEVDDDVEPCAISPKWSYDQKSRRWIRTDGMDFLPSVDSPISSLRRSESCEASLSDSSEHHEILSMHSSSSADSDAGGPTLKTSEDPETSRSSSRCSSTYKHLSPDSSYSGPPSPGEPHNSSEERFTEKPPLKKGQSLLRKMDKLRLRGSTLWPHAQGGKSRFVISSPILQEGHGEDKHEELHPLNISGLPDKTCSPVSCAPPYSSSSSPSENSSAVSTPSPVTKVRSNCKRQNIQLQAKEQACVSEQKLPNQHSINGNTIFEIPDGHKPGTFPTVLQNTVLSPIDNTSVNWRTGSFHGYHRRRCRSNTSKDQEPPCSPLVAHDHRVSIYDNVPDNLQIIDDDVFSALDSVMERITGLQQLVTSWTDKLPEDGDSDFSHSNSPSPSSLNDIHLEIKEQSETDQTGPKQNYNKISQEWSHTVQFSCAQKLHWCSEQILTHSSTPRAIESQLAPCVSMLQRLSLLRLTVLMDKHSPFSKQGWNWTVPKVYRKINASEQKNRKVFGVPLLQSVQWSGKPLPPSILRAMEYLKTECLDQVGLFRKSGVKSRIQYLRDMIEADPDGFSFEGQSAFDVADMIKQYFRDLPEPIFSSKLCESFLHIYQYFPKDQQFAAVQAAIFLLPDENREALQCLLFFFHEVVACVEENQMTPTNIAVCLAPSLFHLNVLKRDSTSSRAGQRKYSLGRPDQRDLSENLAATQGLAHMVTECTRLFQMPHYWHERNPSTFNEDGLNMDAGSALNTSETDVADRARLDVSVQQLLREAREKTKSWVTCSTSDHVDVAFKKVDDGYPLPLWRGTVEVDAPQKDVFQRVLREHDQWQSDLQHSEVETLDKDSEIYHYTLQAVGTRPPLQHLLLRTWQSDPSSGPLFVAATSVEHADTPNRGVTAQVLCCMFLVEPTGPKKSRLTHFCRTDTRGRSLEWHNKVGGHLLSSTLVAIRDSFKSKTKDAKL
- the si:dkeyp-23e4.3 gene encoding rho GTPase-activating protein 7 isoform X1 encodes the protein MDMAHTVKTPLRRSFSEHVKDSTNKAWDIFWRSAREKRLSEIEAKEACDWLRAAGFPQYAQLFKNCHIPIDIDWVKSDHEFLDSDTLDSLCRRLNALNKCAEMKLDLSRFKRRGEVDDDVEPCAISPKWSYDQKSRRWIRTDGMDFLPSVDSPISSLRRSESCEASLSDSSEHHEILSMHSSSSADSDAGGPTLKTSEDPETSRSSSRCSSTYKHLSPDSSYSGPPSPGEPHNSSEERFTEKPPLKKGQSLLRKMDKLRLRGSTLWPHAQGGKSRFVISSPILQEGHGEDKHEELHPLNISGLPDKTCSPVSCAPPYSSSSSPSENSSAVSTPSPVTKVRSNCKRQNIQLQAKEQACVSEQKLPNQHSINGNTIFEIPDGHKPGTFPTVLQNTVLSPIDNTSVNWRTGSFHGYHRRRCRSNTSKDQEPPCSPLVAHDHRVSIYDNVPDNLQIIDDDVFSALDSVMERITGLQQLVTSWTDKLPEDGDSDFSHSNSPSPSSLNDIHLEIKEQSETDQTGPKQNYNKISQEWSHTVQFSCAQKLHWCSEQILTHSSTPRAIESQLAPCVSMLQRLSLLRLTVLMDKHSPFSKQGWNWTVPKVYRKINASEQKNRKVFGVPLLQSVQWSGKPLPPSILRAMEYLKTECLDQVGLFRKSGVKSRIQYLRDMIEADPDGFSFEGQSAFDVADMIKQYFRDLPEPIFSSKLCESFLHIYQYFPKDQQFAAVQAAIFLLPDENREALQCLLFFFHEVVACVEENQMTPTNIAVCLAPSLFHLNVLKRDSTSSRAGQRKYSLGRPDQRDLSENLAATQGLAHMVTECTRLFQMPHYWHERNPSTFNEDGLNMDAGSALNTSETDVADRARLDVSVQQLLREAREKTKSWVTCSTSDHVDVAFKKVDDGYPLPLWRGTVEVDAPQKDVFQRVLREHDQWQSDLQHSEVETLDKDSEIYHYTLQAVGTRPPLQHLLLRTWQSDPSSGPLFVAATSVEHADTPNRGVTAQVLCCMFLVEPTGPKKSRLTHFCRTDTRGRSLEWHNKVGGHLLSSTLVAIRDSFKSKTKDAKL